A genomic segment from Epinephelus fuscoguttatus linkage group LG17, E.fuscoguttatus.final_Chr_v1 encodes:
- the hax1 gene encoding HCLS1-associated protein X-1 produces MSVFDLFRGFFGVPGGHYRGRRDPFFDAMTHDDDDDDDDDDDAADEDGFYYDGFRGEQQDPFDSALRFGFSFGPDGMRIQEPPVFGQVLREMEEIFSQLGRWDGQPGSGHLDVPSIMPPPPQDRAERGGAESSRNPLRDFMLKSPDNNPQGPQAGPSREPSHPSHESPEFPSSPFHGWTPFSKFNDIWRREPQRAPEEERKEDRDLDSAVSSRGLDEILTPPAGQAPNQPRTRSFFQSVIVTKVVKPDGTVEERRTVRDGQGNEETTVTRSGGPGSLEGPDHQTGPVIPGRQNPFSDMRDDDSLFSKFFGGFK; encoded by the exons ATgagtgtttttgatttgtttcGCGGGTTCTTCGGAGTACCTGGAGGCCATTATCGTGGCCGAAG GGACCCCTTCTTCGATGCCATGACacatgatgatgacgatgacgacgatgatgatgatgatgctgctgATGAAGATGGATTTTACTATGATGGGTTCCGGGGGGAGCAGCAGGACCCCTTTGACAGTGCTTTGAGGTTTGGCTTCAGCTTTGGCCCCGACGGGATGAGGATCCAGGAGCCTCCAGTGTTTGGTCAGGTGCTCAGGGAGATGGAGGAGATATTCTCCCAGCTGGGCCGCTGGGATGGACAGCCAGGCTCTGGACACCTGG ATGTTCCCAGTATCATGCCGCCACCACCTCAGGACAGAGCAGAGAGGGGCGGAGCAGAATCCAGTAGGAACCCCCTCAGAGACTTCATGCTCAAATCTCCTGACAACAACCCACAAGGACCCCAAGCGGGGCCATCTAGAGAGCCTAGCCACCCGTCTCATGAGTCGCCAGAATTTCCTAGCTCACCATTCCACGGCTGGACACCTTTTTCAAAG TTTAATGATATTTGGAGAAGAGAACCACAGAGAGCGCCAGAGGAGGAGCGCAAAGAAGACAGAG ATCTGGACTCTGCCGTGTCATCTCGGGGCTTGGATGAGATTCTgacgccacctgctggtcaggCACCAAACCAGCCCAGGACTCGCTCATTCTTCCAGTCAGTCATTGTCACCAAGGTGGTGAAGCCTGATGGG ACTGTAGAGGAGAGGCGAACAGTTCGAGACGGCCAAGGCAATGAAGAGACCACAGTGACCCGCTCAGGAGGTCCTGGTAGCCTGGAGGGACCAGACCATCAAACTGGACCTGTCATACCAG gtcGTCAGAACCCATTTTCAGACATGCGGGATGATGACTCATTGTTCTCCAAGTTCTTTGGAGGGTTTAAATAA